In a single window of the Cydia amplana chromosome 4, ilCydAmpl1.1, whole genome shotgun sequence genome:
- the LOC134663255 gene encoding sphingomyelin phosphodiesterase isoform X2: MIIRIPWLSLQLILLSSAYITFVLGNPIFLDQKWNKNPVIKWSPPMDNWNWTTEPRNQELFFMPSNHEHKLPPSANETELIAHMAALKRNYSRLLWDSDKSSNLPLFVEKALKLLNLKQVYYEVEHSVMSKVSCTACKAGAGLLQHYIRAGKSNEEINKIIYQFCVSLKIQSARVCEGITRLFGSEVVYVLKRVTIGPDEICSFVIGDACGDVYNPYHEWEVAFPPVPKPAAKVLDIPVDKAPSFKVLQISDTHFDPYYAEGANAECNEPLCCRASNGPAVTPGGGAGRWGDYRKCDTPKRTIDHMLKHIADTHTDIDYILWTGDLPPHDVWNQTKEENLKVLQETVAQMSDMFPGVPIFPALGNHESSPVNSFPPPYISSPESNIAWLYDELDAQWRRWLPAGVSHTVRRGAFYSVLVRPGFRIISLNMNYCNNKNWWLLLNSTDPATELQWLIYELQSAEFSGEKVHIIGHIPPGHSDCLKVWSRNYYAIINRYESTITAQFFGHTHFDEFEVFYDPNDLGRATSIAYVGPSVSPYYDLNLGYRIYYVDGDHEATTRLVVDHETWIMNLKEANLFGYPIWYKLYSARSAYTMNALRPQDWDKLIDDMTAKEDVFNLYFKHYWKNSPRRGTCDGECRKRLVCDARSGRSHDRRALCGHIEARIDGSAPAPQTWRAWFYNGLSVSFKAIENLIKVVLDAL, encoded by the exons ATGATTATCAGAATACCATGGCTTTCGCTGCAGCTGATACTACTTAGTTCTGCTTACATCACTTTTGTATTAG GTAACCCAATATTTCTCGATCAAAAATGGAACAAAAATCCCGTAATAAAATGGTCGCCCCCAATGGACAACTGGAACTGGACGACAGAACCTCGCAACCAGGAACTGTTCTTCATGCCTTCCAACCATGAGCACAAGCTGCCGCCGTCAGCGAACGAGACGGAACTAATTGCGCACATGGCTGCCCTGAAAAGAAATTACTCACGCCTTTTATGGGACAGCGATAAAAGCTCAAACTTGCCACTTTTTGTAGAAAAAGCCTTGAAGTTGCTCAATTTGAAGCAAGTTTACTATGAAGTAGAACACTCTGTGATGTCTAAAGTGTCGTGCACCGCGTGTAAAGCGGGCGCAGGTCTCCTCCAACACTACATACGCGCTGGCAAAAGCAATGaggaaatcaataaaataatataccaATTCTGCGTCTCCTTGAAAATACAGTCTGCCAGAGTGTGTGAGGGCATAACAAGACTCTTCGGG AGTGAAGTTGTATACGTACTGAAGCGTGTAACAATAGGACCCGACGAGATATGCAGCTTCGTCATAGGCGACGCTTGTGGGGACGTGTATAACCCTTACCATGAGTGGGAAGTTGCTTTTCCTCCGGTGCCGAAGCCAGCCGCGAAAGTCCTCGATATCCCGGTAGACAAGGCTCCGTCGTTCAAAGTTCTTCAGATTTCTGATACTCATTTCGATCCGTATTACGCTGaag GTGCAAACGCAGAATGCAACGAGCCGCTGTGCTGCCGCGCGTCCAACGGGCCTGCGGTGACgcccggcggcggcgccggccgCTGGGGCGACTACCGCAAGTGCGACACGCCCAAGAGGACCATCGACCATATGTTAAAGCACATCGCTGATACGCATACG GATATCGACTATATTTTATGGACTGGTGACTTGCCTCCGCACGACGTTTGGAACCAGACAAAGGAAGAAAACCTCAAAGTTCTGCAGGAGACTGTAGCCCAGATGTCTGATATGTTTCCGGGGGTTCCCATCTTCCCCGCTCTCGGTAACCACGAGTCCTCTCCAGTTAATAG TTTCCCACCGCCATACATATCGTCACCGGAGTCCAACATAGCCTGGTTGTACGACGAATTGGACGCCCAGTGGCGACGGTGGCTACCCGCCGGAGTGTCCCATACGGTGCGCCGCGGGGCCTTCTACTCTGTCCTCGTACGCCCCGGCTTCCGCATCATATCGCTCAACATGAACTATTGCAACAACAAAAACTG GTGGCTGTTACTCAACAGCACCGACCCGGCGACCGAGCTCCAGTGGCTCATCTACGAGCTGCAGTCAGCAGAGTTCAGCGGGGAGAAAGTCCACATAATCGGCCACATACCGCCCGGCCACTCTGACTGTTTAAAAGTGTGGAGCAGAAACTACTACGCCATCATCAACCGTTATGAGTCCACGATTACTGCACAATTTTTCGGACACACGCATTTTGACGAATTCGAGGTGTTTTACGATCCAAACGACCtag GCAGAGCAACTAGTATAGCCTATGTGGGACCGTCTGTATCGCCTTACTATGATTTAAATCTTGGCTATCGAATATATTATGTCGACGGAGATCACGAAGCAACAACTCGG TTAGTGGTGGATCACGAGACTTGGATAATGAACTTGAAGGAGGCCAATTTGTTTGGATACCCGATATGGTACAAGCTGTACTCTGCGAGGTCGGCGTACACAATGAATGCCCTGCGGCCGCAGGACTGGGACAAGTTAATTGACGATATGACAGCTAAGGAAGACGTTTTCAATTTATATTTCAA ACATTACTGGAAGAACAGTCCCCGCCGAGGCACTTGCGACGGCGAATGCCGCAAGCGGTTGGTGTGCGATGCGCGCTCGGGCCGCTCGCACGACC
- the LOC134663255 gene encoding sphingomyelin phosphodiesterase isoform X3, translating to MIIRIPWLSLQLILLSSAYITFVLGNPIFLDQKWNKNPVIKWSPPMDNWNWTTEPRNQELFFMPSNHEHKLPPSANETELIAHMAALKRNYSRLLWDSDKSSNLPLFVEKALKLLNLKQVYYEVEHSVMSKVSCTACKAGAGLLQHYIRAGKSNEEINKIIYQFCVSLKIQSARVCEGITRLFGSEVVYVLKRVTIGPDEICSFVIGDACGDVYNPYHEWEVAFPPVPKPAAKVLDIPVDKAPSFKVLQISDTHFDPYYAEGANAECNEPLCCRASNGPAVTPGGGAGRWGDYRKCDTPKRTIDHMLKHIADTHTDIDYILWTGDLPPHDVWNQTKEENLKVLQETVAQMSDMFPGVPIFPALGNHESSPVNSFPPPYISSPESNIAWLYDELDAQWRRWLPAGVSHTVRRGAFYSVLVRPGFRIISLNMNYCNNKNWWLLLNSTDPATELQWLIYELQSAEFSGEKVHIIGHIPPGHSDCLKVWSRNYYAIINRYESTITAQFFGHTHFDEFEVFYDPNDLGRATSIAYVGPSVSPYYDLNLGYRIYYVDGDHEATTRLVVDHETWIMNLKEANLFGYPIWYKLYSARSAYTMNALRPQDWDKLIDDMTAKEDVFNLYFKHYWKNSPRRGTCDGECRKRLVCDARSGRSHDRRALCGHIEARIDGSAPAPQTWRAWFYNGLSVSPSVQQV from the exons ATGATTATCAGAATACCATGGCTTTCGCTGCAGCTGATACTACTTAGTTCTGCTTACATCACTTTTGTATTAG GTAACCCAATATTTCTCGATCAAAAATGGAACAAAAATCCCGTAATAAAATGGTCGCCCCCAATGGACAACTGGAACTGGACGACAGAACCTCGCAACCAGGAACTGTTCTTCATGCCTTCCAACCATGAGCACAAGCTGCCGCCGTCAGCGAACGAGACGGAACTAATTGCGCACATGGCTGCCCTGAAAAGAAATTACTCACGCCTTTTATGGGACAGCGATAAAAGCTCAAACTTGCCACTTTTTGTAGAAAAAGCCTTGAAGTTGCTCAATTTGAAGCAAGTTTACTATGAAGTAGAACACTCTGTGATGTCTAAAGTGTCGTGCACCGCGTGTAAAGCGGGCGCAGGTCTCCTCCAACACTACATACGCGCTGGCAAAAGCAATGaggaaatcaataaaataatataccaATTCTGCGTCTCCTTGAAAATACAGTCTGCCAGAGTGTGTGAGGGCATAACAAGACTCTTCGGG AGTGAAGTTGTATACGTACTGAAGCGTGTAACAATAGGACCCGACGAGATATGCAGCTTCGTCATAGGCGACGCTTGTGGGGACGTGTATAACCCTTACCATGAGTGGGAAGTTGCTTTTCCTCCGGTGCCGAAGCCAGCCGCGAAAGTCCTCGATATCCCGGTAGACAAGGCTCCGTCGTTCAAAGTTCTTCAGATTTCTGATACTCATTTCGATCCGTATTACGCTGaag GTGCAAACGCAGAATGCAACGAGCCGCTGTGCTGCCGCGCGTCCAACGGGCCTGCGGTGACgcccggcggcggcgccggccgCTGGGGCGACTACCGCAAGTGCGACACGCCCAAGAGGACCATCGACCATATGTTAAAGCACATCGCTGATACGCATACG GATATCGACTATATTTTATGGACTGGTGACTTGCCTCCGCACGACGTTTGGAACCAGACAAAGGAAGAAAACCTCAAAGTTCTGCAGGAGACTGTAGCCCAGATGTCTGATATGTTTCCGGGGGTTCCCATCTTCCCCGCTCTCGGTAACCACGAGTCCTCTCCAGTTAATAG TTTCCCACCGCCATACATATCGTCACCGGAGTCCAACATAGCCTGGTTGTACGACGAATTGGACGCCCAGTGGCGACGGTGGCTACCCGCCGGAGTGTCCCATACGGTGCGCCGCGGGGCCTTCTACTCTGTCCTCGTACGCCCCGGCTTCCGCATCATATCGCTCAACATGAACTATTGCAACAACAAAAACTG GTGGCTGTTACTCAACAGCACCGACCCGGCGACCGAGCTCCAGTGGCTCATCTACGAGCTGCAGTCAGCAGAGTTCAGCGGGGAGAAAGTCCACATAATCGGCCACATACCGCCCGGCCACTCTGACTGTTTAAAAGTGTGGAGCAGAAACTACTACGCCATCATCAACCGTTATGAGTCCACGATTACTGCACAATTTTTCGGACACACGCATTTTGACGAATTCGAGGTGTTTTACGATCCAAACGACCtag GCAGAGCAACTAGTATAGCCTATGTGGGACCGTCTGTATCGCCTTACTATGATTTAAATCTTGGCTATCGAATATATTATGTCGACGGAGATCACGAAGCAACAACTCGG TTAGTGGTGGATCACGAGACTTGGATAATGAACTTGAAGGAGGCCAATTTGTTTGGATACCCGATATGGTACAAGCTGTACTCTGCGAGGTCGGCGTACACAATGAATGCCCTGCGGCCGCAGGACTGGGACAAGTTAATTGACGATATGACAGCTAAGGAAGACGTTTTCAATTTATATTTCAA ACATTACTGGAAGAACAGTCCCCGCCGAGGCACTTGCGACGGCGAATGCCGCAAGCGGTTGGTGTGCGATGCGCGCTCGGGCCGCTCGCACGACC
- the LOC134663255 gene encoding sphingomyelin phosphodiesterase isoform X1: MIIRIPWLSLQLILLSSAYITFVLGNPIFLDQKWNKNPVIKWSPPMDNWNWTTEPRNQELFFMPSNHEHKLPPSANETELIAHMAALKRNYSRLLWDSDKSSNLPLFVEKALKLLNLKQVYYEVEHSVMSKVSCTACKAGAGLLQHYIRAGKSNEEINKIIYQFCVSLKIQSARVCEGITRLFGSEVVYVLKRVTIGPDEICSFVIGDACGDVYNPYHEWEVAFPPVPKPAAKVLDIPVDKAPSFKVLQISDTHFDPYYAEGANAECNEPLCCRASNGPAVTPGGGAGRWGDYRKCDTPKRTIDHMLKHIADTHTDIDYILWTGDLPPHDVWNQTKEENLKVLQETVAQMSDMFPGVPIFPALGNHESSPVNSFPPPYISSPESNIAWLYDELDAQWRRWLPAGVSHTVRRGAFYSVLVRPGFRIISLNMNYCNNKNWWLLLNSTDPATELQWLIYELQSAEFSGEKVHIIGHIPPGHSDCLKVWSRNYYAIINRYESTITAQFFGHTHFDEFEVFYDPNDLGRATSIAYVGPSVSPYYDLNLGYRIYYVDGDHEATTRLVVDHETWIMNLKEANLFGYPIWYKLYSARSAYTMNALRPQDWDKLIDDMTAKEDVFNLYFKHYWKNSPRRGTCDGECRKRLVCDARSGRSHDRRALCGHIEARIDGSAPAPQTWRAWFYNGLSVSMSMIMQIPQVAYSIPKFVMGLG, translated from the exons ATGATTATCAGAATACCATGGCTTTCGCTGCAGCTGATACTACTTAGTTCTGCTTACATCACTTTTGTATTAG GTAACCCAATATTTCTCGATCAAAAATGGAACAAAAATCCCGTAATAAAATGGTCGCCCCCAATGGACAACTGGAACTGGACGACAGAACCTCGCAACCAGGAACTGTTCTTCATGCCTTCCAACCATGAGCACAAGCTGCCGCCGTCAGCGAACGAGACGGAACTAATTGCGCACATGGCTGCCCTGAAAAGAAATTACTCACGCCTTTTATGGGACAGCGATAAAAGCTCAAACTTGCCACTTTTTGTAGAAAAAGCCTTGAAGTTGCTCAATTTGAAGCAAGTTTACTATGAAGTAGAACACTCTGTGATGTCTAAAGTGTCGTGCACCGCGTGTAAAGCGGGCGCAGGTCTCCTCCAACACTACATACGCGCTGGCAAAAGCAATGaggaaatcaataaaataatataccaATTCTGCGTCTCCTTGAAAATACAGTCTGCCAGAGTGTGTGAGGGCATAACAAGACTCTTCGGG AGTGAAGTTGTATACGTACTGAAGCGTGTAACAATAGGACCCGACGAGATATGCAGCTTCGTCATAGGCGACGCTTGTGGGGACGTGTATAACCCTTACCATGAGTGGGAAGTTGCTTTTCCTCCGGTGCCGAAGCCAGCCGCGAAAGTCCTCGATATCCCGGTAGACAAGGCTCCGTCGTTCAAAGTTCTTCAGATTTCTGATACTCATTTCGATCCGTATTACGCTGaag GTGCAAACGCAGAATGCAACGAGCCGCTGTGCTGCCGCGCGTCCAACGGGCCTGCGGTGACgcccggcggcggcgccggccgCTGGGGCGACTACCGCAAGTGCGACACGCCCAAGAGGACCATCGACCATATGTTAAAGCACATCGCTGATACGCATACG GATATCGACTATATTTTATGGACTGGTGACTTGCCTCCGCACGACGTTTGGAACCAGACAAAGGAAGAAAACCTCAAAGTTCTGCAGGAGACTGTAGCCCAGATGTCTGATATGTTTCCGGGGGTTCCCATCTTCCCCGCTCTCGGTAACCACGAGTCCTCTCCAGTTAATAG TTTCCCACCGCCATACATATCGTCACCGGAGTCCAACATAGCCTGGTTGTACGACGAATTGGACGCCCAGTGGCGACGGTGGCTACCCGCCGGAGTGTCCCATACGGTGCGCCGCGGGGCCTTCTACTCTGTCCTCGTACGCCCCGGCTTCCGCATCATATCGCTCAACATGAACTATTGCAACAACAAAAACTG GTGGCTGTTACTCAACAGCACCGACCCGGCGACCGAGCTCCAGTGGCTCATCTACGAGCTGCAGTCAGCAGAGTTCAGCGGGGAGAAAGTCCACATAATCGGCCACATACCGCCCGGCCACTCTGACTGTTTAAAAGTGTGGAGCAGAAACTACTACGCCATCATCAACCGTTATGAGTCCACGATTACTGCACAATTTTTCGGACACACGCATTTTGACGAATTCGAGGTGTTTTACGATCCAAACGACCtag GCAGAGCAACTAGTATAGCCTATGTGGGACCGTCTGTATCGCCTTACTATGATTTAAATCTTGGCTATCGAATATATTATGTCGACGGAGATCACGAAGCAACAACTCGG TTAGTGGTGGATCACGAGACTTGGATAATGAACTTGAAGGAGGCCAATTTGTTTGGATACCCGATATGGTACAAGCTGTACTCTGCGAGGTCGGCGTACACAATGAATGCCCTGCGGCCGCAGGACTGGGACAAGTTAATTGACGATATGACAGCTAAGGAAGACGTTTTCAATTTATATTTCAA ACATTACTGGAAGAACAGTCCCCGCCGAGGCACTTGCGACGGCGAATGCCGCAAGCGGTTGGTGTGCGATGCGCGCTCGGGCCGCTCGCACGACC